The following coding sequences lie in one Phragmites australis chromosome 8, lpPhrAust1.1, whole genome shotgun sequence genomic window:
- the LOC133925877 gene encoding protein DMP4-like: MEHNGRVSISTSFCWPIYTSDCNCATIRFSAVRTQMADETGHDMKLLTPHGINGGAKPPTPVVDKTLSGACDIIKLLPTGTVLAFHALAPSFSNHGACGSASRYLTLALIGACAASCVLLSFTDSLVGRDGRLYYGVATPRGFYPFNFDGTSDERSHKFGDLPRMKVRALDFVHALISAALFVVVALGNAGIQSCLFPDLGTDLREVLTNLPVGLGFLSSVVFMIFPTTRKSIGYTDLMPHQQEDDAKVNFLGHVG, from the coding sequence ATGGAGCACAACGGCCGAGTTAGCATCTCAACATCATTTTGCTGGCCTATATACACTAGCGACTGCAATTGTGCAACCATCAGATTCAGCGCTGTGCGAACGCAAATGGCGGACGAGACTGGCCACGACATGAAGCTGCTGACGCCACACGGCATCAACGGCGGCGCCAAGCCACCGACGCCGGTGGTGGACAAGACGCTGTCCGGCGCCTGCGACATCATCAAGCTCCTGCCGACGGGCACGGTGCTCGCCTTCCACGCCCTGGCGCCGTCCTTCAGCAACCACGGCGCCTGCGGCTCGGCCAGCCGGTACCTCACCCTTGCGCTCATCGGCGCCTGCGCTGCTTCCTGTGTGCTGCTCTCCTTCACCGACAGCCTGGTCGGCCGCGACGGGCGCCTCTACTACGGAGTGGCCACGCCACGGGGCTTCTACCCGTTTAACTTCGACGGCACGAGCGACGAGAGGAGTCACAAGTTCGGGGACCTGCCCAGGATGAAGGTCAGGGCGCTGGACTTCGTGCACGCGCTCATCTCGGCTGCCCTGTTCGTCGTCGTCGCGCTCGGCAACGCCGGCATACAGAGCTGCTTGTTCCCGGACCTCGGGACGGACCTTAGGGAGGTGCTGACGAATCTGCCGGTAGGGCTAGGGTTCCTGTCCAGCGTCGTGTTCATGATCTTCCCGACTACAAGGAAGAGCATTGGGTACACGGACTTGATGCCTCACCAACAGGAAGACGATGCGAAAGTAAACTTCCTTGGGCACGTCGGCTAG